One stretch of Streptomyces peucetius DNA includes these proteins:
- the tgmB gene encoding ATP-grasp ribosomal peptide maturase has protein sequence MTVLVLTCKADVTADMVVAELHEQGVPLVRFDPGDLPGGAALSVEYVRGEFRGYLSSGGRVASMQGLRSVWIRRPSEPVAHAPEPSDWLSVESAHALYGMLDCTRARWMNHPSAAAKARRKPWQMRIAYLSGFPVPATLLTTHPAMARQFAEQYRQVVVKSVSGKSPGEPPMALPTTLVPPDADFSGVAAAPTLLQRYIAKRADIRLTSVGDRHFAARKAAEPGQVDGRYGDTGHEWQPVEVPAQIARAVETYKKHAELAYGAFDFAEDSTGTWWFLECNQGGQFGFVELETGLPIARTVASWLGAEVS, from the coding sequence GTGACGGTGCTGGTGCTGACGTGCAAGGCGGATGTCACTGCCGACATGGTGGTGGCCGAGCTGCACGAACAGGGCGTTCCGCTGGTGCGGTTCGACCCGGGCGACCTTCCCGGCGGAGCGGCGCTGTCCGTCGAGTACGTACGCGGCGAGTTCCGCGGCTACCTGTCGAGCGGCGGCCGGGTGGCGAGCATGCAGGGCCTGCGGTCGGTCTGGATCCGCAGGCCCAGTGAGCCGGTGGCGCACGCGCCCGAACCGTCCGACTGGCTGAGCGTCGAGAGTGCGCACGCCCTGTACGGGATGCTCGACTGCACCCGGGCGCGGTGGATGAACCACCCGAGCGCCGCGGCCAAGGCCCGGCGCAAGCCGTGGCAGATGCGCATCGCGTACCTCAGTGGCTTCCCGGTGCCCGCCACGCTCCTGACCACCCATCCGGCGATGGCCCGTCAGTTCGCCGAGCAGTACCGGCAGGTTGTCGTGAAGTCGGTGTCCGGCAAGTCCCCGGGCGAACCGCCGATGGCGCTGCCGACCACACTCGTACCACCGGACGCCGACTTCTCGGGCGTGGCCGCGGCCCCCACGCTGCTCCAGCGTTACATCGCCAAGCGCGCCGACATCCGGCTCACCAGCGTGGGCGACCGGCACTTCGCGGCCCGCAAGGCTGCGGAACCGGGACAGGTCGACGGGCGTTACGGCGACACCGGTCACGAGTGGCAGCCCGTGGAGGTGCCGGCCCAGATCGCCAGGGCCGTCGAGACCTACAAGAAGCACGCCGAACTCGCCTACGGCGCCTTCGACTTCGCCGAGGACTCCACCGGCACATGGTGGTTCCTCGAATGCAACCAGGGCGGGCAGTTCGGTTTCGTGGAGTTGGAGACCGGGCTTCCCATCGCGCGGACCGTGGCTTCCTGGCTTGGCGCGGAAGTGTCGTGA
- a CDS encoding sigma-70 family RNA polymerase sigma factor, whose protein sequence is MDSAAIDRFEASRGRLASLAYRLLGSAADAEDAVQDTFLRWQAADRERVEVPEAWLTKVVTNLCLDRLRSAQVRHERAAGAWLPEPLLEGDPMLGPADTFEQRESVSLAVLTLMERLSPVERAAYVLREAFSYPHAEIAEILGITESASQQHVHRARRRITAERRGGEVDPASARRVVEEFLVAATSGRTERLVALLTDDVTAVSDGAGLARRLLRYKTRERVASYVRAGFKPTPAKRRLAGGSPAMHVAMVNGSPAVLAVIENRVAGAVAFEVSDGKVASLHGIAASDRLARLSEAWRQHEPDAPVIDAW, encoded by the coding sequence GTGGACAGTGCAGCCATCGATCGGTTCGAGGCCAGCCGGGGCCGGCTGGCCTCGCTGGCGTACCGTCTGCTCGGCTCGGCCGCCGACGCGGAGGACGCCGTGCAGGACACGTTCCTGCGCTGGCAGGCTGCGGACCGCGAACGGGTCGAGGTGCCGGAAGCGTGGCTGACCAAGGTCGTCACCAATCTCTGCCTCGACCGGCTCCGCTCGGCACAGGTGCGCCACGAGCGTGCGGCCGGTGCCTGGCTGCCCGAGCCGCTCCTCGAGGGCGACCCGATGCTCGGCCCGGCCGACACCTTCGAGCAGCGCGAATCGGTGTCCTTGGCCGTACTGACCCTCATGGAGCGCCTCTCACCGGTCGAGCGGGCCGCCTACGTCCTGCGTGAGGCCTTCTCGTACCCCCACGCCGAGATTGCCGAAATCCTCGGCATCACCGAGTCCGCGAGCCAGCAGCACGTCCACCGGGCCCGACGTCGGATCACCGCCGAGCGCCGCGGCGGCGAGGTGGACCCCGCGTCCGCGCGCAGGGTCGTCGAGGAGTTCCTCGTCGCCGCCACGTCGGGGCGCACCGAACGGCTGGTGGCCCTGCTCACCGACGACGTGACGGCGGTCTCGGACGGCGCCGGACTGGCCAGGCGGCTGCTGCGCTACAAGACGCGCGAGCGCGTCGCCTCCTACGTGCGGGCAGGCTTCAAACCCACGCCGGCCAAGCGGCGGCTGGCCGGCGGCTCCCCCGCGATGCATGTCGCGATGGTCAACGGCTCCCCGGCCGTCCTCGCCGTGATCGAGAACCGGGTCGCGGGCGCCGTGGCGTTCGAAGTCAGCGACGGCAAGGTCGCGTCCCTGCACGGCATCGCCGCCTCGGACCGGCTCGCGCGCCTCAGCGAGGCCTGGCGGCAGCACGAGCCCGACGCGCCGGTCATCGACGCATGGTGA
- the tgmA gene encoding putative ATP-grasp-modified RiPP — protein MKPFAWNFARPAEPAAGVTPYSYDAALQLNVLADGRPAVMDRGLLALAGTTTSKAGSATHFDD, from the coding sequence ATGAAACCGTTCGCGTGGAACTTCGCACGCCCAGCCGAGCCGGCCGCGGGTGTCACCCCCTATTCGTACGACGCCGCCCTGCAGTTGAACGTCCTGGCCGACGGGCGACCCGCCGTCATGGACCGGGGCCTGCTCGCCCTGGCCGGCACGACGACGTCGAAGGCCGGTTCCGCGACCCACTTCGACGACTGA
- a CDS encoding TetR/AcrR family transcriptional regulator, protein MRHNPQRRNALLDAAIEVLAREGSRGLTLRAVDAEAGVPVGTSSNYFTHRAQMLGQIMKRTHERLTPDPARLARTLSAPPTHQLVARLLREVHERMEADRSSYLAMLELRLEGTRRPELGAELGRILADELENNVRFHLEAGLPGDRTDVVLLYVAVHGMLVDDLTVPAVLDGQAPALIDQLTARLLGPAAS, encoded by the coding sequence ATGCGCCACAACCCCCAGCGCCGCAACGCCCTGCTCGACGCGGCGATCGAGGTCCTCGCCCGCGAAGGTTCACGCGGGCTGACCCTGCGCGCCGTCGACGCCGAAGCAGGCGTGCCGGTCGGCACCAGTTCGAACTACTTCACACACCGCGCCCAGATGCTCGGCCAGATCATGAAGCGCACCCATGAACGCCTCACGCCCGATCCGGCCCGCCTGGCCCGGACCCTCTCCGCGCCTCCCACGCATCAGCTCGTCGCCCGGCTGCTGCGTGAGGTCCATGAGCGGATGGAGGCCGACCGGAGCAGTTACCTCGCCATGCTCGAACTGCGCCTGGAAGGCACCCGCCGTCCGGAGCTCGGCGCCGAGCTGGGCCGGATCCTGGCCGACGAGCTGGAGAACAACGTCCGCTTCCATCTCGAGGCGGGGCTGCCCGGCGACCGTACCGACGTGGTCCTGCTGTACGTCGCCGTCCACGGCATGCTCGTCGACGACCTCACCGTGCCCGCCGTGCTCGACGGGCAGGCGCCCGCCCTCATCGACCAGCTCACCGCCCGCCTCCTCGGCCCCGCCGCCTCCTGA
- a CDS encoding DUF1992 domain-containing protein — translation MTERKPPGVSFESWVDKQIREATERGEFKDLPGFGRPLSSSGDTYDEMWWIKGKMHREGLGFLPPTLALRKEAEDALEKAARAPSETAVRRIVGEINEKIAAAVRRPPPGPPLGLTPYDVNTVVEDWRRGRA, via the coding sequence ATGACCGAACGCAAACCGCCGGGTGTCAGCTTCGAATCCTGGGTCGACAAGCAGATCCGCGAGGCCACCGAGCGCGGCGAGTTCAAGGATCTGCCCGGCTTCGGCCGTCCGCTGTCCTCGTCGGGCGACACGTACGACGAGATGTGGTGGATCAAGGGGAAGATGCACCGCGAAGGGCTCGGCTTCCTCCCTCCGACGCTCGCGCTGCGCAAGGAGGCGGAGGACGCGCTCGAGAAGGCCGCACGGGCTCCGTCGGAGACCGCGGTGCGGCGCATCGTCGGGGAGATCAACGAGAAGATCGCAGCAGCGGTCCGGCGCCCGCCGCCCGGGCCGCCGCTGGGGCTGACGCCGTACGACGTGAACACGGTCGTCGAGGACTGGCGGCGCGGCCGCGCCTGA
- a CDS encoding MGH1-like glycoside hydrolase domain-containing protein, with translation MRATGRDEELRREEFGLQAAQVLEGNWRGASTVPSLALYPHQWSWDSAFIAIGLRHLSPRRAQCELETLLDAQWADGRVPHIVFNPAVPLGAYFPSPDFWRSSTAGRAAGAPDGVETSGIVQPPVHALAAWLVHESDPELSRRRGFLERVQPRLAAWHNYLTGCRDFGGAGLAAVVHPWESGMDNSPCWDEPLDHVEPAPAGSFRRADLECGEGADRPTDLDYGRYVRLAAQYRDGGYRDAGREHAFAVEDPGFNALLALSEHALAEIAAELGQDPAPHRARARRLTGALVQRLWDEDTGMFLCRDVRTGRPVREMSVTGLLPLVLPGLPGRIAGALVHTMSGPHFGLGTATDLVPSYDLHGPAFDACRYWRGPAWFNVNWLLERGLRQHGATVRADALEQALLAAADASGFAEYVDPRTGQARGATGFSWTAAVVVDLLARVRDTDDEPVAAAV, from the coding sequence ATCCGCGCGACCGGACGCGACGAGGAGCTTCGCCGCGAGGAGTTCGGGCTGCAGGCGGCGCAGGTCCTCGAGGGCAACTGGCGAGGTGCGTCGACGGTCCCCTCCCTCGCGCTGTACCCGCATCAGTGGAGCTGGGACTCGGCGTTCATCGCCATCGGTCTGCGTCACCTGTCACCCCGGCGCGCCCAGTGCGAGCTGGAGACGCTGCTGGACGCCCAGTGGGCCGACGGGCGCGTCCCGCACATCGTGTTCAACCCCGCCGTGCCGCTCGGGGCGTACTTCCCCAGCCCGGACTTCTGGCGGTCCTCCACCGCCGGACGGGCGGCGGGCGCGCCGGACGGCGTGGAGACGTCCGGCATCGTGCAGCCGCCCGTCCACGCGCTGGCCGCCTGGTTGGTCCACGAGAGCGACCCGGAACTCTCACGCCGCCGCGGATTCCTCGAGCGCGTCCAGCCGCGTCTCGCGGCCTGGCACAACTATCTGACCGGCTGCCGCGACTTCGGCGGCGCGGGGCTCGCCGCCGTCGTCCATCCCTGGGAGTCGGGCATGGACAACAGCCCCTGCTGGGACGAGCCTCTCGACCACGTCGAGCCCGCTCCCGCCGGCTCGTTCCGGCGGGCCGACCTCGAGTGCGGTGAGGGCGCCGACCGTCCCACCGACCTGGACTACGGCCGCTACGTCCGCCTCGCCGCGCAGTACCGGGACGGCGGCTACCGCGACGCGGGCCGCGAGCACGCCTTCGCCGTCGAGGACCCCGGCTTCAACGCGCTGCTCGCCCTGTCCGAGCACGCCCTGGCCGAGATCGCGGCGGAGCTGGGTCAGGACCCGGCGCCGCACCGTGCGCGGGCACGCCGGCTGACCGGCGCCCTGGTGCAGCGGCTGTGGGACGAGGACACGGGGATGTTCCTGTGCCGGGACGTGCGCACCGGCCGTCCCGTCCGGGAGATGAGCGTCACCGGTCTGCTGCCGCTGGTGCTTCCCGGCCTTCCCGGCCGCATCGCCGGCGCCCTGGTGCACACCATGAGCGGACCGCATTTCGGACTCGGTACGGCCACGGACCTGGTGCCCAGCTACGACCTGCACGGTCCCGCGTTCGACGCCTGCCGCTACTGGCGCGGCCCGGCCTGGTTCAACGTGAACTGGCTGCTGGAGCGCGGGCTGCGGCAGCACGGGGCCACGGTCCGCGCCGACGCCCTTGAGCAGGCTCTCCTCGCCGCGGCCGACGCCTCCGGCTTCGCCGAGTACGTCGACCCGCGCACCGGGCAGGCGCGCGGCGCGACCGGCTTCAGCTGGACCGCCGCCGTCGTCGTCGATCTCCTCGCCCGGGTCCGTGACACGGACGACGAACCGGTTGCGGCGGCCGTCTGA
- a CDS encoding NAD(P)/FAD-dependent oxidoreductase, with product MKHRIVVLGAGYAGAFAAGNLARRLSPADIEITVVNAVPDFVERMRLHQVAIGQDVAVRKLTDVFAGTGVRLRLARVTGVHPERRTVAVTGGDGDGELAYDTLLYALGSSVAHHGVPGVAEHAFDVTGWSSALRLRERLAGLGEGGTVLVVGEGLTGIETATEFAESRPDLSVALAARGELGAWLSPKARRHLRQAFDRLGITVHEHTGIAAVEPTKAIADGLAGPSIPADVTVWSAGFAVHPIAAASGLEVAETGQIVVDRTMRSVSHPDVYAAGDCAYAIGDNGRPLPMSCASAGFTNMQATAAIIARLTGREVPTTGLKYHGNHISLGRRDAIFQMVDGDVRSKPWYVGGRTAARLKSGVLKGAGWGITHPTFGMPKRKRRLATAPDRSGVSVAV from the coding sequence ATGAAGCACCGCATCGTCGTCCTCGGCGCCGGATACGCCGGGGCCTTCGCCGCCGGAAACCTGGCCCGCCGGCTTTCGCCCGCCGACATCGAGATCACCGTCGTCAACGCCGTGCCCGACTTCGTCGAGCGGATGCGGCTCCACCAGGTTGCGATCGGCCAGGACGTCGCCGTCCGCAAGCTCACGGACGTATTCGCGGGCACCGGGGTGCGGCTGCGCCTGGCGCGCGTCACCGGTGTCCACCCCGAGCGCAGGACCGTCGCTGTGACCGGCGGGGACGGTGACGGCGAGCTCGCGTACGACACGCTTCTCTACGCGCTCGGCAGCTCCGTCGCCCACCATGGCGTCCCCGGCGTGGCCGAGCACGCCTTCGATGTGACCGGCTGGTCCTCGGCGCTGCGTCTGCGCGAGCGTCTGGCCGGCCTGGGCGAGGGCGGCACCGTGCTGGTCGTCGGTGAGGGGCTGACCGGCATCGAGACCGCCACCGAGTTCGCCGAGTCGCGGCCCGATCTCTCTGTCGCGCTCGCCGCCCGCGGTGAGCTGGGCGCCTGGCTCTCCCCGAAGGCCCGCCGCCACCTGCGCCAGGCCTTCGACCGGCTCGGCATCACCGTCCACGAGCACACCGGAATCGCAGCCGTCGAGCCGACGAAGGCAATCGCCGACGGTCTCGCCGGGCCGTCCATCCCGGCCGACGTGACCGTTTGGTCGGCCGGGTTCGCCGTGCACCCCATCGCGGCCGCCAGCGGCCTGGAGGTCGCCGAGACCGGCCAGATCGTCGTCGACCGCACCATGCGCTCGGTCTCGCACCCGGACGTCTACGCCGCCGGTGACTGCGCCTACGCGATCGGCGACAACGGCCGGCCGCTGCCGATGTCCTGCGCCTCGGCCGGCTTCACCAACATGCAGGCGACCGCCGCGATCATCGCGCGCCTGACGGGCAGAGAGGTTCCGACCACCGGGCTGAAGTACCACGGCAACCACATCAGCCTCGGTCGGCGGGACGCGATCTTCCAGATGGTGGACGGGGATGTCCGGTCGAAGCCCTGGTACGTGGGCGGCCGGACCGCCGCGCGGCTCAAGTCGGGCGTGCTCAAGGGGGCCGGATGGGGCATCACCCACCCGACCTTCGGCATGCCGAAGCGCAAGCGCCGCCTGGCCACCGCGCCTGACCGGTCCGGTGTGAGCGTCGCCGTCTAG